The Paenibacillus beijingensis nucleotide sequence CAGCTTGGTGAACATCGATTTGATATGCTTTTTCACGGTAACTTCGCTTATATATAAGGTGGCCGCGATTTCTCCGTTCGTATGGCCTCTCTCCAGCAGCTTCGCAACTTCTTTTTCCCGGGGCGTGATGTCCATTCGTTCCATGATCCGGTCATAGGGCTTCTCCTCCGGCGAAACGGGTGCAGTCTGCGGCTGAGGTGCCCATTCTTGCTCTTGTTCCACCAGCTGCCGCTGTCCTGTAAGGGCAAGCATCCGTTCGATATAGCTCACCGCCTGCTCGTTCTGCAGATCGAGCACAAATGTATCCGTCGGCGTTACGCCGTCATAATTACAATGCCTGCCGCCGGGGGCCGCTTCGAAGCCAAGGCTCTTGTGAGCTTCTATAAAATACAGAATCGGCGCAGGAGATTCAACGATCAATTCCCCCGTAAAAATCAACGAATGCAGCAAATGTCCGATCGCTGTCTGCTGGGACGCATCCGCAAAATCGGCCGTGTCGATCGTTTCGATAAACCACCCGGCGCGCGTGTGCGGGGGAACCGACAGCCGCTCGTTCATTTGCGGCGACAAATGGCTGAAATAAGCCGAAGAACGGGGGGCCAGCTTCAAATAAGGCAGAGTAACGCGGTTGATCGGAATGATGACGGCAAATCCGATAATGTCGCCGGCCGCATCCCTCATGACCCGCACGACGTCATAGCCAAGCGAGAAGAGCGCCCCAAAATCCAGCTTTCGTACCGTGTAACACGTCTCCTGCGCCGAAAGGATGAAGTTGAAGTGGCCGTTCGTATGCGGGTCATACAGCTCAATACGGGTATCCTTGGCATTCGCTATTTTTCGGGCAGCGTAGGCTTCCAGTTCTTCCCGGTTGCGGACGCCGGCCGTTTCGTAATGTCTTGACGTGAGCTCAAACCAGTTCATAAATGCGCGGATCAGGGAATCCCCGATGTAATACATAAGCTCGACCGCTTCCCGCGGATCGGTCGTCCGCTTGCCCTTATCGGTCAATCGCCCGTAATAAAACTGCAGCGCCCTGACCCGGATTTTTTCATACAGCTGCGGTGTTCGGGACAGAAGCTCGCGGTTGACCGCATCTCTCATTAAACTATGTACCGTCCATCCGCGGTCTACCTTCCGGATGAACGAGAACCGGATCAGCTGATAGAATTCCGAGGCTGTAATGTCCCGTTCCATGACGAAGGACAAGCTCTCCTGATTGAAGTGACGCAAAACGCAGGCCGCTTCGACAAAAGGCCGCAGATGTTCTCCCGGAACCTCGCGAAGCCACTGGCTGATGAGAAAGGGAAGCGAATCGTCGCCGCCCGGATGCTCGGCCTTGTCCTTGTAGTCGGGCTGGCTGAACAGGAAGGCGAGCAAGGATAGCGTCAAAGGGTGTCCCTTGGAATAGCGCCAAATCCGCTGAACGGTTTCTTCGTCGGTGATATATGTATTTTCGGCAAAGCGGGCGACAGCCGCATAATCCAGTTCCGATAAGGGCATGCGCACAATAAGCGGCCTCCAGACGGGGGAAAGGTACCACGTTTCGCCCAGTGGATATCTGCCGGCAATAACGGTGAGGACGTTTTTGTCCAGGCTCTTCAGGAAATAATCCCGAAGCCATTGGTCCATGCTTTCCATTTGCTCATACACATCGATAATGAGCACGACCGGCCGCTCCGACGACAAATGATTCAGCTCCTGCAGACATGCCATGGGAATGTCCGATGGGTCCAAGGCTTCGCCGCTGCGGGAAGGCAGCAGGGTTAGAATGTTTTCGCATAACGACCGGGGCGTTTTGACAAAGCCTTCGCTGTCCACCGACAGGGCGAAAGCTCCTGCAGCCCTAGACTGCCGCTGAAATTCATCGAGTAGAGAGCTTTTTCCAATGCCGGCGGTCCCGTAAACATTGACGATTTTTTTGCGCCTGGAGGAATCCCGGAGCAGCTGCATAAAATCGAGGACTTCCCGCCTCCGCCCTACTAACCAAGTGCTTTCCAATTCTTCGAACCGTTCCTCGATCATTTTTTATCACCCGATTATAGGTTAATAGATGCCTTTATTTCCCATTTTATACCGGCAGCTGATTGCGGTATAGATGCAAAATGTTGACGTGGTTATCCATTTGGATACCTTATTTGCAACTAATGGGATAATTATGGGCTGTCGTATTACGTGATATCTTCGGGTCATAGAAGCGGAAAGGTGGAGTGAGAGATGACAAGTCGGTTTCGGCTCGGAAGCACGGCGGTCTACGCCCGCGACAGAAAGCGGCTGGTTGCGTTCTATCAAACGATCTTCGATATGAAGCTATTGGCTTCTAATGCGGATCCGGAGGTATCGCAGCTTGCTTTTGACACGGACGGCAGCAGTTACGATTTAAGCATCGTCGGAAATCCTAATGCGGTGCAGATTGTGTTCCACGCCGTTTCACTGCTTGAACTGAAGGGGCTTTGGGAGAGGTTCAAATCCAGCGGTATCCCTGCCCGGGGAGTATATGTTCAGCGTGAAGGGATATCGATTCGAATCCCCGACCCGGAAGGCAATCAGATTTTGATCCTATGGCCGCAAAATTTGCACGATGATGAAGGCGTCGTGGATTGGACAAAAATCAACGATGATGAAATGGTGATGTGGATTCATGAAAATAGGAAGAGGATGCCGAAAGGCGGGCAGGTATAATCGCGGCGCAGACATATCCGGACGGTACCAAGGTCGTCCAGACGAAAGCGCTCGATGCGCGTTAGGGGGATGACGATCAGGTGATCACCGGCATGACCATTACATCGCCGCTCGGACGCTTGGCGAGAAGCGCCAGGTGGTATTGGAGAACCGGAACGATTCACTTAGTCTGCTCTCTCTGAACGTCATTTATTCCATGTCCGAAAAATGTCAGACATCTGTGTAACTCCCCGGTCGCATTCACAAAACCGTCACCATTACGGGTTGTTCTTGGCTGCTAACGGAAGCAGTGGACGTTATTCCGCTCATGTTGTTCGATTTGAAAATCTAACGGAAGTATCGGACCTTATTTCGGTTTTTCGGTCTGAAAATAGACCATTTTCAATCGATTAAGAGCTGTGAGTTCCGTTAGATATCCAAATGGGCTCATACATGCAAAATAAGAGCACGGAGTTCCGTTAGAACATCGGAAGGTTTTTTGAAGCGATCTACGATATAAGTTCTAAATATGACAAAAGGGGACCTCCTGTTTCGCTGGCCATGCGGAGTCGGAGGTCCCTTTTTCTCGCCAAACCTGCGACTGTACATGTTTTATCGTTCGAAATCGCACGTCTGGAGGGAAAACCTGCGATGGCGAGAGGGTACAGGAATTCCCGGCTTTTATCGCCTGAACGAGAGATGGCGGCGACAGAACGATGAGATAAACCTTTATCGAGGTCTTTCGAAGATGCGCGACCGCATTTAAAGGTAGATGGAGCGCATCTTTCCGCTCTTT carries:
- a CDS encoding helix-turn-helix transcriptional regulator, which encodes MIEERFEELESTWLVGRRREVLDFMQLLRDSSRRKKIVNVYGTAGIGKSSLLDEFQRQSRAAGAFALSVDSEGFVKTPRSLCENILTLLPSRSGEALDPSDIPMACLQELNHLSSERPVVLIIDVYEQMESMDQWLRDYFLKSLDKNVLTVIAGRYPLGETWYLSPVWRPLIVRMPLSELDYAAVARFAENTYITDEETVQRIWRYSKGHPLTLSLLAFLFSQPDYKDKAEHPGGDDSLPFLISQWLREVPGEHLRPFVEAACVLRHFNQESLSFVMERDITASEFYQLIRFSFIRKVDRGWTVHSLMRDAVNRELLSRTPQLYEKIRVRALQFYYGRLTDKGKRTTDPREAVELMYYIGDSLIRAFMNWFELTSRHYETAGVRNREELEAYAARKIANAKDTRIELYDPHTNGHFNFILSAQETCYTVRKLDFGALFSLGYDVVRVMRDAAGDIIGFAVIIPINRVTLPYLKLAPRSSAYFSHLSPQMNERLSVPPHTRAGWFIETIDTADFADASQQTAIGHLLHSLIFTGELIVESPAPILYFIEAHKSLGFEAAPGGRHCNYDGVTPTDTFVLDLQNEQAVSYIERMLALTGQRQLVEQEQEWAPQPQTAPVSPEEKPYDRIMERMDITPREKEVAKLLERGHTNGEIAATLYISEVTVKKHIKSMFTKLDAANRTQLLKKLLD
- a CDS encoding VOC family protein; translation: MTSRFRLGSTAVYARDRKRLVAFYQTIFDMKLLASNADPEVSQLAFDTDGSSYDLSIVGNPNAVQIVFHAVSLLELKGLWERFKSSGIPARGVYVQREGISIRIPDPEGNQILILWPQNLHDDEGVVDWTKINDDEMVMWIHENRKRMPKGGQV